The genomic stretch ATGTTCAACCTGCCCGGTCAGACTAGCGCGATCTGGAAGCGTGACTTGCTCCAGGCGGTTGCGCTGCGTCCTTCCGGGCTCGACGTCTACGAGACGGTGATGGCGCATTCTACCGCGCTTCACCGTCAGGTGATGCGTGGCGAGCTGCGCCGCGAACGCGATCCACGGGTCTTGGCGTTCAATTACTTGCTTGCCGAGAGCATCCTTGGCGAATCGGGATACCAGCAAAAAAACCTGTTCGTGTGGAATCGGGAGGGATTCGAAAACAAGCTGCTCGACAGCCAGAGTGACCTGCGCGACCACTCAGTCCACATTGTGGGCGCCGGCCTAACCGCCTATAGCGTGATTGACGGCCAAGCGTTCATCAACGAGGCCGGGCTCAAGGCATATATCGGTCGGGTGCGCGGCACCGGTCACGGGATCAAATGGAGTCACCAGTGCACCCCGCGCGAAGAGCGGGAGCGCTTCATGATCGCCTCGCTGGAGGAGTTCCGCTTCAATCGCCGCCGGTTCGCCGAGTGCTTCGGCGAGGATATGGACCAATTATTCGCGACCCAGCTGCGCTCGTTTTCGTCTCGTAGGCTGATCGAGCCGGAGCCGGGAGGCTATCGATTGACGCCGCTCGGGCGCGCCTGGGCCAGCACGATGTCGATCGAGTTCTATGGTGAGCCGGCGTTGCGTGAGATCCTCGGCGCGAGGCTGCGCCACAACTACTTCGGCGGCATGACTACCGAAGAGGAGTTCGATCTGCCACTGTTCGCCGCCTACCATCCGCGACAGGTGCTCAGCGGGTGGAACGACTTCTCGATCGTCCTGGATTTCGTGGGGCTGCTGGAACGACAGAACCCCACGTGGCGACGAAGCATGGTGGCGATGCTGCTCGGCGCGGTGGGGCGTTATGGCCTGCCGGCGATCGCTTGGTGGTGTCAGACGCTGTTGCGGCAACTCGGGAGGCATCGCTCCCCCGCCCCCGGACTGCAATCGCCCATGCCGTTGGGGCCGTCGAGGCCACTGGTCCCGATCAGCCCCCGTCGCCGCGATTCAACCGAGCCCGATGCCCCAAGAAGAGTACGCGGGCGTTGAACGCCTTCCGGACTGTGATCGTCGGCGGCGGATTGGCTGGGATGACGGCCGCCCACGAGCTCGTCCGCCAAGGAATGGAAGTCATCCTGATTGAGGCCGGCCCGCGCCTCGGTGGCAAGGCCGGCGCTGATAGATTTGGAGATGATTACCAGGAACACGGCAATCACTTCTTTCCCGCCTGGTACCTGAACACGCGGCGCTTGATGGACGAGCTGGGGATCCTAGGCAACTTGGTGGACATGACCCGGCTTCACCAGCTGCGGCGCGGCCTCTACCCACACTACCAGACCCTCTTACTGCCCACGCGACTCTCGTGCATCCCGCGCAACATTTTTGCCGCCGGTCATCTGCCCTGGAGCGACTCGGCGCTGTTGGTGTTTTCTTTTCTCGACCTGGCGTGTCAGGGGCACTGCGACGACGCCGAGCTCGACGACTTGAGCCTCGATCGGTTCTTGGCCACCCGCTCCTATGGGGACAGTCGGGTGCGCCGCGGCGCCGACGCCATGCTGGTGGAGTCAATCGCCACGCCCGCGGGGCGCTTCTCCGCCAGCACCATGCAGTCCATCGTGCGCTGCTGGCTGCGTTACCGCGTGCCAATGTATTCAGTCTTGAATGCCGATCTACAGCGCGGGCTCATCGATCCCTTCGAGCGGACCCTGCGCGCGCTCGGCTGCCGCATTGAGCTGGACACGCGCGTGGATGGCCTGGTGCGCAGCGGCAGATCGCACGGTCAGGCCAGAATTGACGGAGTGCGGGCGAGCGGTAAGGTGATTCGGGGCGACGTGTTCGTGAGCGCGCTGCCAAGCGGGGTGCTTTCTCGCATCATGGACCCGGAGTTGCTCGAGGACGCACGGATCTCCGGCGTAACACGACTCGAATCGGTTCCCATGGGCGCAATGACGGTCTATCTTCGCCGGCCCATCGCCGGTCTGCCGCCGGAGCATGTGATCCTCGCGGAGTCCCGGTATGCGCTTTCCTTCATCGACGTGTCGCAGACTTGGGGTGGCTGTCCGGGATCCGTGCTCACGTTGAACATCGGAGATGTAGCCTCGCTAATACCGCTTCCGCACGACCAGGCGGCGGAATGCGTGATCGACGAACTGCGGAGTTTCGTGAGCGAGATCCGAGCCACCGATGTGGACCGCCATCACCTGCGCCTGAATACCGACACTCCGCTACTGGCCAACTCGATCGGCAGCTGGCGGCACCGCGCGACGGCCGGGCACACCGCCATCCCCAACCTGTTCTTGGCCGGGGACCATTGTCGTTCGGGGGTTAATGTCACCTCCATGGAGGGCGCAGTGGCAAGCGGGTTGTCGGTGGCGCGGGCCATTCTCGCCGAGCGCGGCCTCCCGGCGCGCCGAGAAGTGCTGGAGCCAGTGCCGCCTCCGCTCGGTCTGCTGCGGGGATTCCGTGCATTGCTTCTGCCTGGGATGCATCTGCTCGGCGCGTGGAGGCAGATGCGTGGCGCGAGATGACCGACCTTCCGCTGGAATCGGCAGGCATCGCGGATTATTCAGCAGACTCCCACATCCTTTGCTCCCAAAATGGCACTAGTGTCATGATTCAGAAATAGCTTTACAATGTGGCGAGAGTAGGCTACTTTCACCGCACTATGTGGAAACCAGCGAGAGCACTGCGAATCAGCGAGCATGACCGAGAGGTCCTCGAGGCGCTCGTTCGGTCGGGCAAGACGGCACAACGCGTCGTGCTTCGGGCGAACATCGTGCTGGGCGCCGCGCGGGGTCAGTCGAACAACAGGCTCGCGCAGGAACTGGCGGTCTCCCGACCGACGATTCTTCTGTGGCGGGACCGGTACAGGCGAGCCGGTGTTGACGGCTTGTTGAAAGACGCGCCTCGTCCGGGGCGCCGCAAGAGAGTCGGAGCGCAAAAGGTGGAGTCGATCTTGAACGCGACGCTGAACACGACGCCAAGAGACGCGACCCACTGGAGCACACGGACGATGGCGCGCGCGCAGAAAGTCAGTGCGGCGACTGTTCAAAGGATCTGGCAAGCGCACGGACTTCGCCCCCACCGAGTAAAGACTTTCAAGCTGAGCCGCGATCCGGAGTTCGTCAGCAAGCTGCGCGACGTCGTGGGTCTGTACCTGAACCCTCCGGAGACGGCCGTCGTGCTTTGCGCGGACGAGAAGAGCCAGATCCAGGCGCTTGATCGCACCGCGCCGGTGCTGCCACTGCGGCCCGGCCTTCCCGAGCGGCAGACTCACGACTACATCCGACATGGCACCACAACGCTCTTCGCGGCGCTGAACGTCCTCGATGGCACCGTGATCGGAACGTGTCAGCCGAAGCACCGGCACGCCGAGTTCATGCAGTTTCTTGACCGCATCGATCGCGCGGTGTCGCGACGCCTCGCGATCCACCTCGTGTTGGACAACTACGGGACGCACAAGCACCCCGAAGTGAAGCAGTGGTTCGCTGAGCATCCGAGGTTCCATGTCCACTTCGTTCCGACGAGTTCGTCTTGGTTGAATCTCGTGGAACGATGGTTCGCAGAAATCTCCCGCAAGAGGATCCGTCGAGGAACCTTCCGCAGCGTTCCCCAGCTCATCCTAGCGATCATGGAGTACACCCGGGAGAACAACCGGAACCCGCGACCGTTCATCTGGACTGCGAGCGCTGCGACAATCATGCGCAAGATCCGGCATTGTAAAGAAGCGTCAGAGGCAGGACACTAGATGAGCACGGCGGCACACTCTACGACGTCAACGGCTAATTCCCTCAGGGCGGGTCCGGTCGTCACCGTCCTCGGGGGAACGGGTTTCGTCGGCGGCCATCTTGTCCATCGACTTCTCCAAACCAATGCAGTGGTGCGCTGCTCGTATCGCGACCCTCGGAACGCCCAGCTCATTCGCCGCCTCGGGGCCGACCCCACATACGTGGATCTGCTGGATCCCGGAAGTCTGGCAACTGCGATTGCGCGTAGCGACGTGGTCGTCAACCTCGTCACCACGATCCACAGGGACCGGCTGCGAAGAACTTTGTACGACGGCGCCGCCAACTTGAGACAGGCGCTCCTCTCGCAGGGAGTCCATCGCGTCATTCAAATGGACGCTCTCGTTCCCCAGGATATCGCTTTGACGAGCGACGCCTCTTACATCTACTGGAAGCGCCGCGGGGCGCTTCTTTTGGCAGAACCTCCCCTCGTCGCGACGACGCTTCACGCGTCCATCATCTTCGGACGGGGCGACCAACATCCCTCGGCGATCGCCGCCGCTATGCGGTATCTTCGAAGGGCACCCGTTCCAAGGGGCCCCGCCTTGATGACGCTGTTCCAACCAGTTTTCGTCGGGGACGTAGTAGACCAGATCTGCGATCTCATACTCCTTTCCCCGGCTCCCAGGTCCTCTGGAATAAACATCGTTGGACCCGACGTACTGTCGTACGCAGAAATCGTCGAGATCGTATGCGACGCCCTCGGGATGCCAGTTGCCACTATTCATGTCCCCTTGGTGGCGGCGAGAGCGGCTTTGTATTGTCTTTCATGCTGTCTCAGCTACAGCCCGTTGACCGAGGGGCTCCTCGATATGATCGGCATCGATAGCACTGCTTCCGCGTGTTTTGAGGCGGCCGGCAGCGAGACGGTGACTCGAGTCACGTCGTTCCGCAGCACGTCCGACTACTTACGAGACTTTGGTGTGGATGACATAAGAGCCTGGCTGAATGGTACGCCTCGTAGCCTACACTACTTCGCGCACTCGAGTCTTGCGATTCGCAGAGGTTAAGAATAGACGAGGAGTCTATGACAGAGCCCATTCTTGTCGTCGATCACGTGAGCAAGACTTATGGGAGCGGCAACAGACTCGTCGAAGCGATCAGGGATATTTCGTGCACGGTCATAAAGAACGAGTTGCTGCTTATCACCGGAAGAAGCGGCTCCGGGAAGTCGACGCTCCTTTACATCATGGGTGCACTTGAAAGCGTGTCCGCGGGAAAGGTCCTTTATAGAGGTGTTCCACTTCCGACAACTGAGTCGGAGCTTGCGATGTTCCGTCTTCGTCACGTTGGCTTTGTATTTCAAAGTTTCCAACTCATTCCGACGTTAACCGCGGCCCAGAATGTTGCCGTCCCAATGCTGCTCAGGGGTGTCGCATGGCAGGTCGCGAGGGATCGATCCGAAACTCTCCTGCACTCCGTCGATCTCGGGGGTCGATCGAGCTTTCCTGCGGGGGAGTTGTCGGGAGGCGAGTGTCAGCGCGTGGCCATTGCGCGCGCCTTGGCCAACGATCCAAGTATTGTGTTGGCGGATGAACCTACGGGGAATTTGGATTCTCGCACTGGTGCACTCGTGATGGACCTCCTCGCAGGTTTGTGTAGGGAACGCCACTGCGCCGTGGTTGTTGTAAGCCACGACCCCACAGCAACCCGTGTGGCGTCGCGTGTCATTTCACTTCTCGATGGACGGGTTGTAGGTACTTTATGACTGGCATGCTGTCTCGGGCCCGCCTGTCGATTCTTCTAGTGAGTGGGCTTGTTGCGCGAGACCCGGGTCGTAGCTTAGGAACTGTGGCCGGCATCATGTTTGGCGTGTGTGGCCCGATCGCCGTGATTTCGGTGAATCACAACATGGTTCGATCGTTCGAACTCACCTTCGCAACTACCGCCGGAAAGGCGGACCTGCAGGTATTTGCGGTCGGAGGCGAGCATGTCCAATGGAATCTAGTGGATCGCATTCGGAAGCTGCCAGCTGTGGCGCTTGCCGTACCCGTCGTCAGGGGTTCTGGTTACCTGAGAGCGCACGGGGACGTTCTACCTCTGCAGTTCTACGGGATCGAGCTTCCCTCCGACCTCGGTGTTCGCGAGTACCACCCAAAGCTTGGTAACTTGCCTACCGCTATTCAGGACGACTGGGTACTTATCTCAAGTATCCTGCACGATAAACTCGATGCCACTCCAGGGTCCGACATCGTGCTCCTGTCCGCGGCTGGACGCGCGGAGAGCCTGCGCGTTCAGTGCGTGCTCAGTCCGATCGGCCTGGCGAGCCTCAATGATGGAGCGGTCGCATTCGTGTCTCTCGCGAAAGCACAACACCTTGCTGGTCTCGGTCGGGAAGTCACGGCAATCGACATCGTACTACGAAGAGCCGTGAACTTCGATGCTGCCCGTCAAACCATTCAAGCGATCTTGCCACCATCGACTTATGTTGACAAGCCGACGCAGCGAACACGTTTCGTGGAAGATGTACTCGCCAGTTTCTCACTGTTTGCAATCCTGTCCGCATCCGTCGCCGTCGCGGCCGGAGCCTTTGTAGTCTACGCAAACGTCAGCGTTGCCGGCAGGCGCAAACGCGTGCAGGCGGGCATAGTTCGTGCCCTTGGTGGGTCTAGGCAATTCCTGCAAGTCATTGCGTGGCTTGACACGATTGTGATCTCGATCATCGGCAGCGGGCTGGGTGGCGCCGCCGGCATTATTGCTGCCCGCTTGTCCAGCAAGGTGGCGCTTCAGGAACTCGCTGTTCTTCTTGATGTCTCTCCACAGTTCGATGACCGACCGTGCGGAGTCTTGCTGCTTGCGTTCGGTTTGGGCTTCTTCGGATCTGTCAGTGCCGCTGTCGTCCCAATAGTCACACTTCTGCGGGTGTCGCCCTTGAGCGTTCTTCATAAACAACTGGACGCTCCTATGCCACACGGGCGACGATCTCTTCGCGTGGCTATAGCCGTATTTGCAGTGTCGTTGATCTGCTTCATCTGCATTCTTCGGTACTCAGCGCTTCTTCCGAGGTGGCTAGAGGTCGATATTGGCGCGGCAGCGCTCGTAGGAGGGGCAACCGCAGTGTGGATCGCCTCGACGTCTTTCATCGAGAGTGTAGCCGGCGTTCTCGGCGCGTCGGTGACTGACAAGCACGGCGCCATCGCCGAGCTCACGCTCACGAATCTGAGGGCAAACCCCGGCCGCTACGCCGCTACGGTTAGCGTTTTCGCGATCTGCATTGGCTTCGTGGTCGGCCATGCATGCTTCGAGGCCAGCTTCTCTGCATACCTGCGGAACTGGATGGAGAGATCGCTCGGGTGGGACGTGAGAATTGGACGAGGCGTCACCGGGCCCGTAACGGCGCAACGACCATTCGACCAAGGCGCGATCGCACGAGCAGTCGCGGCCGCAACCAAGTCTCTCGTGAGCCCGCAGACATTTGTTGAGGCCGCGACCGTCGACGGAGATCCGATCTTGTTGTCAGTCTTTGTCATGTTAGACCTTCCGAAATACGCAGCGCTACCGATTCTGAAAGGGTCGAAGGATGCGTTCCAACGAGTCACAGAAGAAGTGGGGGTTATCGCGCCATCGTCAACAGCGCGGCAGTATGCATTGACTGCTGGGTCGACAATCACGATACGCACCTCGCTTGGTCCAAGAACGGTGCCCATCGTAGCGGTCGTTGATTCGTTCAGCCCGCTACCAGAGCTTTACGTCGATCGAACATTTCTCGACCGCTACTTTCCGAATCTTCGAGATCGGGTTGACTTCGTCGTGGTAAAGTTCAACGGTGGCGACCGACTGGAATCGGTGGTCGCCGCTCTGTCCGATGCAGATCAGTTGGATGGTGAATTGCAGATTCAAGAACTCGACGAGTTTCGAAGAACCGAGACTCGAAAGGTCGAGGCGTTGCTCGGCCAGATTCGAGCCCTCACCATGTGTTGTCTGCTTGTGGCTTGTCTTGCGCTAGGGAACTGCATTACCTTGTCGATCTTGGACAGAAAGAGGGAACTTGCGACGCTTCGTGCCATTGGAGCTTCGCCGGCTCGAGTGTTCTTGATCATTCTTGCTGACGGGAGTCTCGTGGGGTTAATTGGTCTTGGTTGTGGGGTCGCGATCGGCTTGGGTCTTGGTCTCGCGTTGATCCAACTCTGCGTTGCTTATTCCGGATTGCAGATCGTTCCAGTCTTTCCATACATCCGGATTGGCTTTACGATCTGCGCCACTGCGGGCTCGGCGCTTCTCGCGGTAGCCTTGCCGGCATTTCATGGAGTTGCGGGTCTCGGATCTCCTGACTTGCGAGACGAGTAGCCGAGGTCAGGGAGTGTACTGCGAAGCCAGTTGTTGCCTTATGGGACTGTCAGTCGGTTGAGGGAAACCGGAGGGTGTCAATGCTGTCTAGACTAGCGGTGGTGATCACAAGCGGGGTCTTCTTGCTTTCTGGGACAGAGTCGGGAATTGCGCTACGATTTGCGCCGCCGGACGGGTCCATGACAACCTATGACATCGACGCGAGCGAGACCATTGGAACATCGCAAGAGGGGCGCGGAGAGAGGTGGCGAGGGACACTTACGCTCCAATATCGGACCCCGGCGAATGCTATCGGTACCAAATGCGAGGGCCTATGGCGTAGTTTGGATGTGTCGTCGGTTCCGACACCGTTGTCAGATGACGCAGAGCGTGCCAAGAAACAGCGCACGTCGGGGATCAGCATGACGATTTCCTCGGATGGCCGCGTGACCGAGTTACGTCCGTTTTGGATGATTCGTCTCCCAATTGGATTCGCGGCGAAGGTGGTCTCGATTGGTGACAGGTGGCAGTTGTCGGGCGACTTGGACAACGAAGTGCATGTGTTGACTACGCACAAGTTGGCAACAGTCGAAATGAGTCGCGGGAGGCGTATTGCGTGTGTCGAATTTGTTCAGGACTTTATGAAGCCCCCCGTATGGGATGATCAGAATCGTTGGGGAGGGAAATCAAGGATAGAGAGTTCGGGGAGCTATTGTGTCGAAGTTCAGACTGGCGTCATCGAGTCGGTCAGATGGCGGGGTCACGTGGACCACCCGACAGCTAGCGCGCAGGAGTACCTGGTTCACCACTGGTCGGCCCAATGGAGTAGACGGTAGAAGTCGGCACGTTGTGGATGAGCTGGGTGTCTCTCCGACACCCGACGCTCCAGGGCTCACGCCGCGAGCTCCGGAGTCACCTCCTCTTTGAGCGAAAGAAGATCGACCACGCCGCTTTTCGACGGGGTCGAGGTGTTGGACGTGAAGGGCGGCAGCCCGTTGACCCCGAGGGCCTCCTGAAGCGCCTCAGTCTGCTCGCGGCGGTTGAGCCTGTAGCCCTGATGCGAGCGCCGGGTGTTCTAGTACTCGAGGAACCCGTCGAAGTGTGTCTGGATCTCCTCAGGCTCCGTGTACGAGGTCGTCCGGTTCTGCAGCCGGAGATACTCGTCGCGAAGAGTGCGGTTCATCCGCTCGGCGAACTCGTCCGTTCTCGGAGTGCGGGCGCGGGTGGTCCGGTGCTCAACGCGTTCCATCGGGAGGAGGAGCTCGTAAGGATGCGATTCGGGTTTGCCGCAGAACTCGCGGCCGTTGTCGGTGAGAACGTCGCCGAGTGTGCCATCGATCGCCTTGTAGAAGGGCAGCATGCGCTCGCGCAGGAAGTCGCACGCGGTGATGGGGAACTTCGACGTGTAGACCTTCGCGAAGGCGAGCGAGCAGAACATGTCCACGACGACCTGCACGTAGACCTTGCCGACTCCCTTGAGCGTGCCCCAGATGAACATGTCCTGGTTGAGGAGCTCTCCCGGGCGGGAAGACTCCAGTCGCTGCAGAAGTACCACCACTACTTCGGGTCGTCGCTCACCGCGGCGTTTCCGTTCGGGTCGGGGCGGGAGCTGCCTTTGTGGGAGGTTGCGGCGGAGCTGTCTCGGCGCCTGACGCGCCTCTTCATCAAGGACCCGGTGAGGCGGCGGCCGGTGCTCGGGGATGTGGAGAAGTTCCAGAGCGATCCCCGGTGGAGGGACCACATTCCGTTCCACGAGTTCTTTCACGGGGACACGGGAAGGGGACTTGGCGCGAGCCACCAGACGGGGTGGACGGGGTTGGTGGCCAAGCTGATTCAGCAGAGCGGGGAGTAGCGACTCCCTCCGCCCCGCGCTCCTACTTCCCCTTCCCCCCGCCCCACACCGCCATCGTGTCCGCCGACCCCTGGCTGCGCACCCCGTTGTCCGTGAGGATTTCCTCCGTCGCGGCAGAGGCGTCCGCGCGCGGGAGGACGATCGCCTCCGACATCTGCCCCTCGAACTCGAGCGTGATGAACTCGTCCTTCGCGTCGCGCAGGACCTCCACGAGGTGAGCCAGGTTCCGGATCTTCGTGCCGTTGACGGAGGTCACCATCTGGGTGACGGGGTTGGAGTATCCCTTGGACAGGCGGTGGGGGAAGAACGGCGAGGAGACGATGACGATGGCCTCCCCGTCGAACGCCGGCCGGTCGAGCATCCGCCGGAGCCACGGGCTCGTGAAGAAACGCATCATCTCGTTGGAGCTCAGCCCGCTGTTCCTGGCGCCGGCGACGTACTGCGCCGTCGCGGTCGAGAAGACGAGCGGGCCGTAGACGAAGTACGAAGGGTACGCCCCCTCGAGATCCGGGACCAGCGACGGCCGCCGCGTCGCGACGGGAACCTGGACGTCGATCTCCTTCCCCTCGCGCACGATCCGCAGCGGGATCTTCCCGCCGCGGGCGACCTTCTGCACCAGATACTGGAGCTTCACGCGAAGGTTGGGGCCGATCTGGATCATCCCCTGGTCGTCCACGGGGGTGTCGCCGATCCGGGTGATGAGATCCCACTCCTTGAGGGGATAGTCCGGCACGCCGCCCGAGATGTCGTGCACGACGATCCCCTCCGCGCTCTTGCCGAGGCGGAGGTAGGCGCGCAGGGAATCGTTCTCGAGAGTCTGGAGGCCGTCGTAGAGCGCCGGCTTGCCGTCGTAGCGCCCGTCGGCCACATCCTTGAGGAAGAGCTCGATCTCCTCGCAAGGGATGATGTACCCGATGTTCTCGGTCCCCCCGCCGAGCCGGCTGAAGGCGAGGCCGATCATCCGGTCGCCCACGATGGCCGGCCCCCCGCTGTTGCCGGGGTTGATGGCCGCGTCGATCTGGACCCGCAGACCCGAGACCCACTGCGTGTAGTTCGTGAACTCGATGCGCGAGACGATTCCCTTCGTGATCGAGAGGCTGTCGCCCCCCGTGGGGTAGCCGTACGCCATGACGGCGTCCTTGATCTCGGGGAGGGTCGTCGCCCGCGCCAGGGGCGGGTGCGTCGCGAAGAAGGACTCGTCGTCGAGCTTGAGGACCGCGAGGTCGATCCCCGGCGCGATCGACTCGACCGTCGCGGTGAGCTTGTCCGCCGACTGGTTCGCCAGGACCTGGACCTGCCCCGCGTAGAGGACCACGTGGGCGTTCGTCAGGATCCGCTTACCCTCGATGACGACGCCGCTCCCGGTCACGTCGCTCGGCGCCTGCCGGGTCCAGGGCTTGAAGGGGTCGGGGAGGCGGAGCGTGGCGAAGACCTTGACGACGGAGTTCGACACCGCGTCGCGCCCCGGCTCGTCGGCCCCGCGGGCCATCGGCGCGGCAACGCATGAAAGGAAGAGGGCGACAGACGCGATGCGGACGTGGGCTTGCCTGGTCAAGAGGTGCCTCCCAGCGTGTGAGGTCGTGGCGTGGCGCGCGCGAGCGCGCGAGTATTCCACAGGGCGCATGAATCGAGGCGACCTCACACCACCCAGCACGCCACCGCCTGCTTCCTGAGGAACTCCCGGGCCTGGGGCCCCTGAAGGTACGCGAGGGTCGACAGCGTCCCGGCCTCGACGCACGTCGCGGCCATCACCGTCACCGAGCGCGGCGCCCCGGCGACGGGCCACCCCGTCTTCGGGTTGAGGATGTGGCCGAGGCGCGTCCCCTTCCACATCACGAACCTCCGGGCGTCCCCGGAGGTGGCGAGCCCTCCGGCCGGAAGCTCGATCCGGTGAATGGCCGCCTCGCCGGTCTTCGACGGATCGTCCACCCCGACGCGCCACGGCCGCCCCCCGCGGCGGCGCCCCGAGGCGAAGAGATCCCCGCCGAAGTTCACGAGGAAGGCCGCGTCGCACACGGCGGCGATGAGCGACGCCGCCCGATCGACCGCGTACTCCTTGCCGATGCCGCCGAGGTCGATCTCCATCCCGGCCGGCATCGTGAACGACGGCCGCCACCACGAGACGCGGTGCCACCCGACGAGTTTCAGAACTTCCTGGATCTCCGGCTGGGACGGCACGTGATCCCCGCCGTCGAACTTCCAGAGGCGACGAAGAACCCCCGACGTGATGTCGAAGAGGCCGGAAGACATCTCGTGGCACGTGGCGGCGTACTCGATGAGGTGGGCCGTCTCGTCGTCGACCTGGATGGCGCGCCCGCCGGCGTGGTTGATGGCGTGGACGACGTTCCCGGGAAGGTACCGGCTGAACTTCGCCTCGACCCGCGCGGCCTCCTCCTCGGCGAGGCGGAGCGCGCGATCGGCGAGCGCGGCGTCGTCGGTGTCGACGAGGACCTCGCAGGGTGAGGCCATCGCCCGGAACCGCCCGACGTGGTAATCCTCGACGCGAGCGGTCCTCACGTCACGGCCCGCTAGAACTTCAGCGAGTAGTCGACGAGGATCGTGGCGGTGTTCACTGTCGGGTAGAGATCGAAGGTGCGCTGGATCCCCACCGCCCCGGCGGGATGATGATCTCCCATGAACCCGACGTACTCGACGCGGAACCGCCACTCGCCCGAGGTCGGATCGAGACGCAGCCCGAGCGTGGCGCCGGCCGTCACGGTGGTGAGCTTGCCGAGGCGGATATCTGCCGTCGCGAAGTCGGGAAGCGGGGCGCCGGCGACGAGCTGCGGCGTGAAGAAGTCGGCGGCGTTCTGCGTGTAGTACCGGATGTGGGGCTCGAGCCAGACGTTGTCGGTGACGTCGTGGCGGTAGCGGACGTCGACGGTGTGCGCGCCGAGCTTCCAGTCGTCGGTGTAGTAGCGGTACGAAGCCGAGAGGACGTCTTCCGTGAAGTGGTACACCGAGGAGAGGAGCACGCTCGTGCGCGCTCGCGTCGACGGACGTTTCTCGGTGAGGGCGGCGGTCGAAAAGCCGGTCGCAGGATCGATGAGGCTCAGGGTCTTGTAGGGCTCGGTCAGATAACCCGACTCCGTGATGCGCGAGCCGGTGACCGAGACGAGCCACCGTCGCGAGAGGATCTGGGAGACGCCGAGCAGGTAGCTGGTCACGCGCTTGGG from Acidobacteriota bacterium encodes the following:
- a CDS encoding DDE-type integrase/transposase/recombinase, with translation MFIWGTLKGVGKVYVQVVVDMFCSLAFAKVYTSKFPITACDFLRERMLPFYKAIDGTLGDVLTDNGREFCGKPESHPYELLLPMERVEHRTTRARTPRTDEFAERMNRTLRDEYLRLQNRTTSYTEPEEIQTHFDGFLEY
- a CDS encoding trypsin-like peptidase domain-containing protein produces the protein MTRQAHVRIASVALFLSCVAAPMARGADEPGRDAVSNSVVKVFATLRLPDPFKPWTRQAPSDVTGSGVVIEGKRILTNAHVVLYAGQVQVLANQSADKLTATVESIAPGIDLAVLKLDDESFFATHPPLARATTLPEIKDAVMAYGYPTGGDSLSITKGIVSRIEFTNYTQWVSGLRVQIDAAINPGNSGGPAIVGDRMIGLAFSRLGGGTENIGYIIPCEEIELFLKDVADGRYDGKPALYDGLQTLENDSLRAYLRLGKSAEGIVVHDISGGVPDYPLKEWDLITRIGDTPVDDQGMIQIGPNLRVKLQYLVQKVARGGKIPLRIVREGKEIDVQVPVATRRPSLVPDLEGAYPSYFVYGPLVFSTATAQYVAGARNSGLSSNEMMRFFTSPWLRRMLDRPAFDGEAIVIVSSPFFPHRLSKGYSNPVTQMVTSVNGTKIRNLAHLVEVLRDAKDEFITLEFEGQMSEAIVLPRADASAATEEILTDNGVRSQGSADTMAVWGGGKGK
- a CDS encoding FAD:protein FMN transferase, whose product is MASPCEVLVDTDDAALADRALRLAEEEAARVEAKFSRYLPGNVVHAINHAGGRAIQVDDETAHLIEYAATCHEMSSGLFDITSGVLRRLWKFDGGDHVPSQPEIQEVLKLVGWHRVSWWRPSFTMPAGMEIDLGGIGKEYAVDRAASLIAAVCDAAFLVNFGGDLFASGRRRGGRPWRVGVDDPSKTGEAAIHRIELPAGGLATSGDARRFVMWKGTRLGHILNPKTGWPVAGAPRSVTVMAATCVEAGTLSTLAYLQGPQAREFLRKQAVACWVV
- a CDS encoding DUF3570 domain-containing protein, with the protein product MQLDAPPRTPSIRNRLRLAACLLLASGAPAVAPAAEASPVRQLDLTTLLYSETKRVGVVEPTGRYSSTYADGQSFYLQFGVDSITGSSPTGASPSGQAQTVTSASGHTTSRAGDTIPLAKFHDTRLGLDGGWVRPFGLWTSTLTGHFSREKDYESIGAGAKLAVDLNQRLTTLTFGAGTNHDQVFPIGGITAGLADPNSVLAPTSEPKRVTSYLLGVSQILSRRWLVSVTGSRITESGYLTEPYKTLSLIDPATGFSTAALTEKRPSTRARTSVLLSSVYHFTEDVLSASYRYYTDDWKLGAHTVDVRYRHDVTDNVWLEPHIRYYTQNAADFFTPQLVAGAPLPDFATADIRLGKLTTVTAGATLGLRLDPTSGEWRFRVEYVGFMGDHHPAGAVGIQRTFDLYPTVNTATILVDYSLKF